In a genomic window of Zingiber officinale cultivar Zhangliang chromosome 9B, Zo_v1.1, whole genome shotgun sequence:
- the LOC122023155 gene encoding subtilisin-like protease SBT3.4, whose protein sequence is MERSLLAFFIIFLSFSASSCSAYFSGDVNPVEDLAVAPVGGARVYIVTVTWHKGLNTKQSAIETLTSVLGSEEAAQKALVYVYDYVFPGFAAKLTPSEAFKLEKQPGILQVIPDTTYHLMWMY, encoded by the exons ATGGAGAGAAGCCTTCTTGCgttcttcatcatcttcctctCTTTCTCGGCTTCCTCTTGCTCAGCTTATTTCTCCGGCGATGTCAACCCGGTTGAGGATCTGGCTGTAGCCCCGGTCGGCGGAGCTAGAGTCTACATCGTGACTGTGACATGGCACAAGGGTCTGAATACAAAACAGTCTGCCATTGAAACTCTGACCTCTGTTCTGGGCAGTGAGGAAGCTGCTCAAAAGGCCTTGGTGTACGTCTACGACTATGTGTTCCCTGGTTTTGCTGCAAAACTCACTCCTAGTGAGGCTTTCAAACTAGAGA AGCAACCTGGAATTCTTCAAGTCATTCCAGATACCACATACCATTTGATG